A region from the Mucilaginibacter sp. CSA2-8R genome encodes:
- a CDS encoding acyltransferase has protein sequence MATDKKNSLLKVFFKAGYILRKKIEGYKLRYRFHETQYLFGDRISLPAHYYFPKFPEFNFDFSASKIIIHEGVACRGGLNFVFNNNSLIEVGENTYFNNNCSVNALESVQIGSNCLFGEGVKVYDHNHQFRQEGVLTKDQGYSTAAVKIGDNCWLGSNVVVLKGVVIGDNCVIGANCTVYQNVPANSVLVNGSKNTIKQYA, from the coding sequence ATGGCAACAGACAAAAAAAATAGCCTGCTCAAAGTTTTTTTCAAAGCAGGATATATCCTCCGGAAAAAAATTGAAGGCTATAAGCTGCGGTACAGGTTTCACGAAACACAATATTTGTTTGGAGATAGGATAAGCTTGCCTGCCCATTATTATTTCCCGAAGTTTCCTGAATTTAATTTTGATTTTTCGGCAAGTAAGATCATTATTCATGAGGGTGTTGCCTGCAGAGGAGGTTTGAACTTTGTTTTTAACAATAATAGCCTGATTGAGGTTGGAGAAAATACTTACTTTAATAACAACTGCTCTGTTAATGCCCTTGAATCTGTACAAATAGGTAGCAACTGTTTATTTGGTGAGGGGGTTAAGGTATACGATCATAATCACCAGTTCAGGCAGGAGGGGGTACTAACCAAGGATCAGGGATACAGCACAGCCGCCGTTAAAATAGGTGATAATTGCTGGCTCGGGTCAAACGTGGTTGTTTTAAAGGGGGTAGTGATTGGCGACAATTGCGTTATTGGTGCAAACTGTACGGTTTACCAAAATGTACCTGCTAACTCTGTTTTGGTTAACGGCTCAAAAAATACGATAAAGCAATATGCCTGA
- a CDS encoding glycosyltransferase family 2 protein: protein MPAYNCERYIGGAIESILKQEFTNFEFIVINDGSSDNTASIIKSYTDPRIRYSENPGNMGIVGTLNRGISMATAPYIARMDADDVSYPERFTLQYQFMESHPEVAVCGAFLKVMDKEEIVRYPEQHDDIFYELLINNVIAHPVVMFRKSIWDKHQLQYQENWFPAEDYMLWVKFAHCGKLHNLQLPLLDYKIHEASISVSKKGLQNQKVTEIKCVHLLDSLKLYNEHNFTILEQALSFRFSDTIAYVHQLNKLFKQIVEANNNLLAFPKENLEKLLSMYWYVACQKALRNGLKVLGVYTSNRLYNTPYFIKLILHYVSGLRKAS, encoded by the coding sequence TTGCCCGCATACAATTGCGAGCGTTATATTGGCGGAGCTATAGAAAGTATTCTGAAACAAGAATTTACAAATTTTGAGTTTATTGTTATCAATGATGGGTCTTCAGATAATACGGCAAGCATAATTAAATCTTATACCGATCCTCGCATTCGTTATTCAGAAAATCCTGGCAATATGGGTATTGTGGGCACCCTTAACCGTGGAATTAGCATGGCAACCGCTCCCTATATTGCCCGCATGGATGCAGATGACGTATCTTACCCCGAACGTTTTACGCTGCAATACCAGTTTATGGAATCTCATCCGGAGGTAGCCGTTTGCGGGGCATTTTTAAAGGTGATGGATAAAGAAGAAATTGTTCGATATCCTGAGCAGCACGATGATATTTTTTACGAGCTTTTAATAAATAACGTTATTGCACACCCGGTAGTAATGTTTCGTAAAAGCATATGGGACAAGCATCAGCTGCAGTACCAGGAAAACTGGTTTCCGGCCGAAGATTATATGCTTTGGGTAAAATTTGCCCATTGTGGCAAATTGCACAATTTGCAATTGCCATTGCTGGATTACAAAATTCATGAAGCCTCTATAAGCGTTTCAAAAAAGGGCCTGCAGAATCAAAAAGTGACAGAGATAAAATGTGTGCATTTGCTGGATTCATTAAAGCTTTATAATGAACATAACTTTACTATTTTAGAGCAGGCATTATCGTTCCGCTTTTCAGACACGATAGCCTATGTTCACCAGCTTAATAAACTGTTTAAACAAATTGTAGAGGCTAATAACAACCTTCTGGCTTTTCCAAAAGAAAATTTGGAGAAATTGTTATCTATGTACTGGTATGTGGCCTGTCAGAAAGCTTTACGCAATGGCCTTAAAGTTTTAGGTGTTTATACATCAAACAGGCTTTATAATACGCCATATTTTATCAAATTAATATTACATTACGTCAGCGGTTTGAGAAAAGCATCTTAG
- a CDS encoding glycosyltransferase family 4 protein encodes MAKILIISPVATHPQDAGHKSRIYSIAENLRQHKHEVAILVVSEINDAESAAMSNYWGNSLYQYIPYNFESFSFFQKASIKLKYFLFNSLKKKQKAEYDKTYTEEQNKHNHLIDDSYCFGLSVYLKQLQAKEAFDVVITEYVALSLALESFDHKVLKVLDTHDVFTDRYKMYLERNLPYDWWSFFRGEEAKGLNRADIIFAIQNQEKQQLQQITQKPVKLLGHIVPAKKLPAHGFGKIIVFVGVNNSVNVQGINHFIKEILPHIKASHPDVRLLLAGNIVKAKDEVLHDTNVEFTGIYNESHEPYLLADIVINPVIIGTGLKIKTIEAISFGLPLISFQSGVDGLPESDAHPYFIKCNSDAEFVSSLLEVMSDAGRRKQLSENARRFISQYNEEAASDLLDAVNKHMQK; translated from the coding sequence ATGGCAAAAATACTTATTATATCACCTGTTGCAACGCATCCTCAGGATGCGGGACATAAATCAAGAATATATAGTATTGCAGAAAATTTACGTCAACATAAGCACGAAGTAGCCATTTTAGTTGTTTCTGAAATAAATGATGCTGAAAGTGCAGCCATGAGCAACTACTGGGGAAATTCGTTATACCAGTATATACCCTATAATTTTGAGTCTTTTTCTTTCTTTCAAAAAGCGTCCATCAAACTAAAATATTTTCTCTTCAATTCGCTGAAGAAAAAACAGAAAGCGGAATACGATAAAACCTATACCGAAGAACAAAACAAGCATAATCATCTTATTGACGATTCTTATTGTTTTGGTTTGAGTGTTTATCTCAAACAATTACAGGCAAAAGAAGCATTTGACGTTGTAATTACCGAATACGTGGCGTTATCGTTAGCTTTAGAAAGCTTCGATCATAAAGTATTAAAAGTACTGGATACACACGATGTGTTTACAGACAGGTATAAAATGTACCTTGAAAGAAATTTACCTTATGATTGGTGGAGCTTTTTTCGGGGAGAAGAAGCTAAAGGGTTAAATAGAGCAGATATAATTTTTGCCATACAAAACCAGGAAAAGCAGCAGCTTCAGCAAATTACCCAAAAGCCGGTAAAACTACTTGGCCATATTGTTCCGGCAAAAAAGTTACCTGCCCACGGGTTCGGCAAGATTATCGTATTTGTTGGTGTAAATAACAGCGTTAATGTACAGGGCATTAATCATTTCATAAAAGAAATATTGCCGCATATTAAAGCTTCACACCCCGATGTGCGTTTATTGCTGGCCGGCAACATCGTAAAGGCGAAAGATGAGGTGTTGCATGATACCAATGTTGAGTTTACAGGGATATACAACGAATCGCACGAGCCTTACCTATTGGCCGATATAGTGATAAACCCGGTAATTATAGGTACAGGGCTAAAAATCAAAACTATAGAGGCAATATCTTTTGGCCTGCCATTAATATCTTTTCAATCGGGGGTAGATGGTTTGCCAGAAAGCGATGCGCATCCTTATTTTATAAAATGTAACAGCGACGCTGAGTTTGTAAGCAGTTTACTGGAGGTAATGAGTGATGCCGGACGCAGAAAGCAGCTTTCTGAAAATGCCCGTCGCTTTATAAGCCAGTATAATGAGGAGGCTGCTTCAGATTTGCTGGATGCCGTTAATAAGCACATGCAAAAATAA
- a CDS encoding NAD-dependent epimerase/dehydratase family protein — MRKLIVTGSSGLIGSEVCKHFHSLGWQIFGIDGNQRVVFFGEKGDTRWNQKQLETALPNFKHIELDIRNRQGVLDIIKEIKPDAIVHTAAQPSHDRAAAIPFDDFDTNAVGTFNMLEATRQYSTAIPFVHLSTNKVYGDAPNYIPMVEQETRWEYADEQYLTGIPETFSIDQSKHSLFGASKVAADVCVQEYGRYFNMPTCVLRGGCLTGPSHSGVELHGFLSYLIKCNLTGTNYTIYGYKGKQVRDNIHSYDVSRFAEEFINAPRVAEVYNIGGGKQNTCSILEAFKIAEKYSGLEMKYTYSDQNREGDHICYYSDLRKMREHYPNWDITISLDETIRQIVEAWKNRLD, encoded by the coding sequence ATGCGGAAACTTATCGTAACGGGTTCATCAGGCCTAATCGGCTCTGAGGTTTGTAAACATTTTCATTCATTAGGATGGCAAATATTTGGAATTGACGGCAATCAGCGAGTGGTTTTTTTTGGTGAAAAAGGCGATACCCGCTGGAACCAGAAACAGCTTGAAACCGCGCTGCCCAATTTCAAGCATATTGAACTTGATATAAGAAACCGCCAGGGCGTTTTAGATATCATCAAAGAAATAAAACCGGATGCTATTGTGCACACTGCTGCGCAGCCAAGTCATGACCGTGCTGCCGCTATTCCGTTTGATGATTTTGACACTAATGCAGTTGGTACCTTTAACATGCTCGAAGCTACCCGCCAATATTCTACCGCAATTCCTTTTGTGCATTTATCTACCAATAAAGTATATGGCGATGCACCTAACTACATTCCTATGGTAGAGCAGGAAACACGTTGGGAATATGCCGATGAGCAATATTTAACCGGTATCCCGGAAACGTTTTCAATCGATCAAAGCAAACACTCCCTGTTTGGTGCATCTAAAGTTGCAGCCGACGTTTGTGTTCAGGAGTACGGTCGTTATTTTAATATGCCAACCTGCGTTTTACGCGGTGGTTGCTTAACCGGCCCAAGCCATAGCGGTGTTGAGTTACATGGCTTTTTAAGCTACTTAATTAAATGTAACCTTACCGGTACTAACTATACCATTTACGGTTACAAGGGCAAGCAGGTGCGTGATAATATCCATAGTTATGACGTGTCAAGGTTTGCCGAAGAATTTATTAACGCGCCACGTGTGGCTGAGGTTTACAACATTGGCGGTGGCAAGCAAAATACCTGTTCGATTTTAGAGGCTTTCAAGATAGCCGAGAAATATTCAGGTCTGGAAATGAAGTATACTTACTCTGATCAGAACCGCGAGGGCGACCATATATGTTATTACAGCGATTTGCGTAAAATGAGAGAGCATTATCCAAATTGGGATATTACTATTTCGTTAGATGAAACCATCAGGCAAATTGTTGAAGCCTGGAAAAATCGTTTAGATTAA
- a CDS encoding NAD-dependent epimerase/dehydratase family protein yields the protein MKILITGICGFAGSTLAKALLEANEGYEVFGIDNFIRSGTWLNKPVLEALGVKIFYGDIRQASDLEILPKADWVIDAAANPSVLAGFDGKTSSSQLIQHNLIGTINLLEYCKQHQAGFVLLSTSRVYSIPGLAELEMTVKNKAYFPQEGAAMPAGLSIKGVAENYSTQAPVSLYGCTKLVSEQLAIEYGLSFDFPVWVNRCGVMAGAGQFGHPGQGIFAYWIHSFKEKKPLKYIGFGGTGYQVRDCLHPRDLVSLLKAQFAEPLQSTKPRISNISGCTENSMSLAQLTDWCTGRFGEHEVIATNTERKFDIPWMVLDSSQAKEVWGWSPETPIEAVLEDIAAFAETQDKWCELSAS from the coding sequence ATGAAGATATTAATTACAGGTATTTGCGGTTTTGCAGGTTCAACACTGGCCAAAGCTTTACTGGAGGCTAACGAGGGTTACGAAGTATTTGGTATAGATAATTTTATCCGTTCGGGCACCTGGTTAAACAAACCGGTTTTAGAAGCATTAGGCGTTAAAATTTTTTATGGCGATATTAGGCAAGCCAGCGATCTGGAAATTTTGCCCAAAGCAGACTGGGTGATCGATGCTGCCGCTAATCCAAGTGTGCTGGCAGGTTTTGATGGTAAAACCAGCAGTTCACAACTAATTCAGCACAACCTGATAGGTACAATTAACTTGCTGGAGTATTGCAAGCAACACCAGGCAGGTTTTGTATTGCTATCAACCAGCCGTGTATACTCTATACCTGGCTTGGCAGAGTTAGAAATGACTGTAAAAAATAAAGCTTACTTCCCGCAAGAGGGCGCTGCAATGCCTGCAGGCTTAAGTATAAAGGGAGTAGCCGAAAATTATTCAACCCAGGCACCGGTTTCTTTATATGGCTGTACCAAATTAGTGTCAGAGCAATTGGCTATTGAGTACGGTTTATCTTTTGATTTTCCGGTATGGGTAAACCGTTGTGGCGTTATGGCCGGGGCTGGTCAGTTTGGGCATCCCGGACAAGGTATATTTGCCTACTGGATACATAGTTTTAAGGAAAAAAAACCACTAAAATACATTGGTTTCGGCGGTACAGGTTACCAGGTAAGAGACTGTTTGCACCCGCGCGATTTGGTAAGCTTATTAAAAGCCCAATTTGCCGAACCACTGCAAAGCACAAAACCACGTATCAGTAACATCAGCGGTTGTACCGAAAACAGTATGTCGCTCGCACAGCTTACCGATTGGTGTACTGGCCGGTTTGGCGAGCATGAAGTTATTGCTACAAATACAGAGCGTAAATTTGATATCCCATGGATGGTTTTAGATTCAAGTCAGGCTAAAGAAGTGTGGGGCTGGAGTCCGGAAACACCAATTGAGGCTGTTTTGGAAGACATTGCTGCTTTTGCCGAAACGCAGGATAAATGGTGTGAATTATCTGCTTCTTAA
- a CDS encoding glycosyltransferase: MKIAIISTIENYSWAGTEEVWALFAKQALSNGHDVMLAAHHKVAGSDNVKMLVQAGLKVVQRHPFRPMRIYLAKEKFSTEMKALIDFKADVVLINSGSLFDVINLPYVYRVCNLIKAPKVFFCHFVAETLIPTNYKQLQSFFSTMDSVLFVSEHNKNLAERQLAMKFKNAAVIANGSKQVLTEPISWPDGDTINFAIVARLEIMWKGHDVLLETLSKPVWRNRKWQLNIYGEGPDIDYIKDLIAFYGLGDKVFLKGYVYDIKQVWANNHAMLLPTRGEGMPLAVIEAMMCGRPVITTDAGGNLEILETGVNGWVADAATSLSFGKILEQAWRVLPEWKNIGIAAHVRALKLVKDDPAGRLIQLLQRITSPNN; encoded by the coding sequence ATGAAAATAGCCATCATATCTACTATTGAAAATTACAGTTGGGCTGGAACCGAGGAGGTATGGGCATTATTTGCTAAACAGGCTTTAAGTAACGGGCATGATGTTATGTTGGCTGCACACCATAAGGTAGCCGGAAGCGACAATGTAAAAATGCTTGTGCAGGCCGGCCTTAAAGTGGTGCAGCGGCATCCTTTCAGGCCCATGCGCATCTATTTAGCTAAAGAAAAATTTAGTACCGAGATGAAGGCGTTGATTGATTTCAAGGCCGACGTTGTATTGATTAATTCGGGCTCATTATTCGATGTAATCAATCTACCATATGTATATCGCGTTTGTAATTTAATAAAGGCACCTAAAGTGTTTTTTTGTCATTTTGTTGCCGAAACGCTTATACCTACAAATTATAAACAACTGCAAAGCTTTTTCAGCACTATGGATAGTGTGTTGTTTGTTTCTGAACATAACAAAAACCTTGCTGAGCGGCAGTTGGCAATGAAATTTAAGAATGCCGCCGTAATTGCTAATGGCTCAAAACAAGTTTTAACCGAGCCTATATCTTGGCCAGACGGCGATACCATTAATTTTGCTATTGTAGCAAGATTGGAGATCATGTGGAAAGGGCATGATGTTTTGTTGGAAACACTTAGCAAGCCTGTGTGGCGTAATAGAAAGTGGCAGTTAAATATATATGGTGAAGGTCCGGATATTGACTATATTAAAGATTTAATAGCCTTTTACGGGTTAGGAGACAAAGTGTTCCTTAAGGGGTACGTTTATGATATAAAGCAAGTTTGGGCCAATAATCATGCAATGCTGTTGCCTACCCGGGGTGAGGGCATGCCTTTAGCAGTGATTGAAGCCATGATGTGTGGCCGGCCGGTAATTACCACAGATGCCGGCGGAAACCTGGAGATATTAGAAACTGGAGTAAACGGATGGGTTGCTGATGCTGCTACCTCGTTGTCTTTCGGAAAAATTTTAGAGCAAGCTTGGAGGGTTTTGCCCGAATGGAAAAATATAGGGATTGCTGCTCATGTAAGAGCATTGAAATTAGTAAAGGATGACCCGGCTGGCAGATTAATACAACTTTTACAGAGAATTACCTCTCCCAATAATTAA
- a CDS encoding glycosyltransferase family A protein codes for MPPKISVIIPNYNRAAIIGETIDNMLSQTLKPHQIIVVDDGSADDSIKVVKGFGDKVILIEQKNAGPGAARNAGLKIATGDFIQFMDSDDLASLNKLEVQVQALIQHNADIVLGPWLKAWMEDKTMRLENVVLQQKPLPSTHTTLQWFLTGWSMVFQQSLIRKSILIKAGGYREDIKYFEDGDLFVKLLLAGGKLIFESASLTFYRLNDFGKLTGDGQVNTGRAHAQATFYQDIIRQSKTSKVLQDCVELPDFRANVYNAYLDLEKSNLQLSSEYLDLITMAQHSKSSGKFSALYKKVQAGIKQRIHGHRWPESYQAGALQAHQKQLITQMGYNLI; via the coding sequence ATGCCACCTAAAATCTCTGTTATTATACCTAACTACAATCGGGCAGCCATTATAGGCGAAACGATTGATAACATGCTTTCGCAAACGCTTAAGCCACACCAGATAATTGTAGTGGATGACGGATCGGCAGATGATTCGATAAAGGTTGTTAAAGGCTTTGGTGATAAAGTTATACTAATTGAGCAAAAAAATGCAGGACCCGGCGCCGCACGTAATGCCGGTTTAAAAATAGCCACCGGTGATTTTATTCAGTTTATGGATAGTGATGACTTAGCTTCATTAAATAAGCTTGAGGTACAGGTACAGGCCTTAATACAGCATAATGCTGATATAGTATTGGGGCCTTGGCTAAAAGCCTGGATGGAAGATAAAACCATGCGGTTGGAAAACGTGGTTTTACAGCAAAAACCATTGCCCTCTACCCATACAACATTGCAATGGTTTTTAACCGGATGGTCAATGGTGTTTCAGCAAAGCCTGATAAGAAAAAGTATTTTAATAAAAGCTGGCGGTTATCGTGAGGATATAAAATATTTTGAAGACGGCGATCTGTTTGTAAAACTATTACTTGCCGGCGGTAAGTTAATATTTGAATCAGCCTCTCTTACTTTTTACCGCTTAAACGATTTTGGAAAGCTAACAGGTGATGGACAGGTGAACACAGGCAGAGCTCATGCGCAGGCTACCTTTTACCAGGATATCATCAGGCAATCAAAAACCAGCAAAGTTTTACAAGATTGCGTTGAGCTTCCTGATTTTCGGGCAAATGTGTACAATGCGTATCTGGATCTCGAAAAAAGTAATTTGCAGCTTAGCAGCGAGTATCTGGATTTGATAACTATGGCTCAGCACAGTAAGTCATCCGGCAAGTTTAGCGCATTATATAAAAAAGTACAGGCTGGCATTAAGCAGCGTATACACGGACATCGTTGGCCTGAGAGCTATCAAGCCGGGGCACTGCAGGCCCACCAAAAGCAGCTCATTACTCAAATGGGCTATAACTTAATATAA
- a CDS encoding glycosyltransferase family 2 protein, which translates to MANYPKISIITPSYNQGEFLEKTILSVIGQEYPNLEYIIVDGGSADNSVEIIKKYESKITYWVSEKDKGTYDANNKALEKVTGDYWCVVNSDDLLLPNSLHTLGRYINEQPKQKWFCGGVQYIDEHGIETGRELPKPNNPVAGFTFLRGTWVSHPTVFLHRDLITEVGSFHKWHLMDLNYWLRLEKAGYSPFIIPEYIAALRLHSNCKSNDRIKLQGEYMKIYNTFVSENNLSNHPDVKVSSKQLYIYNTKMENENYVVNRNEQPPANTLFKLLVKEPSVLTKKWYWGLVKRMLFGVHKNDPLLSLYDQKDNKSNWENK; encoded by the coding sequence ATGGCTAATTATCCCAAAATTTCAATAATTACACCTTCGTATAATCAAGGCGAATTTTTGGAAAAAACAATACTGTCAGTTATCGGTCAGGAATACCCCAATCTTGAATACATAATAGTTGATGGCGGGAGCGCAGACAACAGCGTCGAGATAATAAAAAAGTATGAAAGTAAAATTACATACTGGGTATCCGAAAAAGATAAGGGCACTTATGATGCCAATAATAAAGCTCTTGAGAAAGTAACCGGCGACTACTGGTGTGTAGTTAATTCTGACGATTTATTGTTACCCAATTCGCTGCACACACTTGGCAGATATATTAACGAACAACCTAAGCAAAAATGGTTTTGCGGCGGTGTTCAATATATAGACGAGCATGGTATTGAGACTGGACGAGAGCTTCCTAAACCAAATAATCCGGTTGCTGGCTTCACATTTTTAAGAGGTACTTGGGTATCTCACCCTACCGTTTTTTTACACCGGGATCTTATAACGGAAGTTGGGTCATTTCACAAATGGCATTTAATGGATTTGAATTATTGGCTGAGATTAGAGAAAGCCGGGTATTCTCCGTTTATTATTCCAGAATATATCGCTGCTTTGCGCCTGCATTCCAATTGCAAGAGTAATGATAGAATTAAGTTGCAGGGCGAGTACATGAAAATTTATAACACTTTTGTTAGCGAGAATAATTTAAGTAACCATCCTGATGTTAAGGTGAGCAGTAAACAACTATACATCTACAATACCAAGATGGAAAATGAGAATTATGTTGTTAATAGAAATGAGCAACCTCCTGCTAATACATTATTTAAGCTTTTAGTTAAGGAGCCGTCGGTTTTGACAAAAAAATGGTATTGGGGGTTGGTAAAACGAATGCTTTTTGGTGTACATAAAAACGACCCTTTATTGTCTTTATACGACCAAAAGGACAATAAATCTAATTGGGAAAATAAATAA
- a CDS encoding glycosyltransferase family 61 protein, translated as MTLTQASKQPIYQPNEKYLTVPAISNDTGGSVMPNFEVVSYVNALVTPIKHVFVKGRYVPTGLLTTNDDKKLSVAQQIYFYLKFRFFTEVKKVSGPCFLAYDGWSENYYHWMCEVMPRLYMMSQQYPEGRVILPENVQRHSFVTESLALLKLPILSIDTTVSYRYEQLVTVKTDPPFGNPSSVLVTGLSKQLRGNLQLNTQVSADRKIFISRAKAERRNIVNEADITALLVKHGYEVVYTENLSFTEQVKLFAGTVSLVSLHGAGLTNIIFMPAGSKVLEIRDSNWKTNPLCYWWLANILKIKWSYNIGEMVPSAYHLNDPNFNNININYESFVNDFGNFELL; from the coding sequence GTGACGTTAACGCAAGCATCAAAACAACCAATTTATCAGCCTAACGAAAAGTATCTGACCGTACCCGCTATCAGTAATGATACTGGTGGTTCAGTTATGCCTAATTTTGAGGTGGTTAGCTATGTCAATGCGCTGGTAACACCTATTAAGCATGTTTTTGTTAAAGGCAGGTATGTTCCTACCGGATTACTTACTACTAATGATGATAAAAAACTTTCAGTAGCTCAACAGATTTATTTTTATTTAAAATTCAGGTTTTTTACCGAGGTAAAAAAAGTGAGCGGCCCTTGCTTTTTAGCTTATGATGGGTGGAGCGAAAATTATTATCACTGGATGTGTGAGGTTATGCCACGCCTGTATATGATGAGCCAACAGTATCCTGAAGGCAGAGTTATTTTACCTGAAAACGTGCAGCGCCATTCGTTTGTCACTGAGTCTCTCGCACTGTTAAAGCTTCCAATACTTTCTATTGATACTACTGTAAGCTACCGTTATGAGCAATTGGTTACTGTTAAAACTGATCCGCCTTTTGGTAATCCAAGTTCGGTATTAGTTACAGGTCTGAGTAAGCAATTGCGGGGTAATCTGCAGTTAAATACACAAGTGAGTGCTGACCGGAAAATATTTATTTCTCGTGCCAAGGCCGAAAGGCGTAACATCGTTAATGAAGCGGATATCACCGCCCTTTTAGTTAAACACGGATATGAGGTTGTTTACACCGAAAATTTATCATTTACCGAACAGGTAAAATTATTTGCCGGTACAGTATCATTGGTATCACTTCATGGAGCCGGGTTAACTAATATAATATTTATGCCCGCCGGAAGTAAGGTTCTGGAAATACGCGACAGTAATTGGAAAACTAATCCGTTATGCTATTGGTGGCTGGCTAATATTTTAAAAATTAAATGGAGTTATAATATTGGCGAGATGGTGCCCAGCGCATATCATCTTAATGATCCAAATTTTAATAATATTAATATAAATTATGAGTCGTTTGTAAATGACTTTGGTAACTTTGAATTATTGTAA
- a CDS encoding glycosyltransferase, translating to MAKRLLIVEEALRDLKAHWFEYIKTIRNSAIKSGWEVDVASNVNAAPEIVKEFSALPVFEHSRYLDNNKSKLPGERHYGFILHSMRTQKVLKALFKAQKPYDDVFVPTVLVHHLLAWYYIMSFDSNRAKHVTLFFVTNPGVWDASKNKAFFPKSTVILKYLLKLFDGLVKAGKVTFAVETKGAKAEFETLSGLPFKLLPHPVPFEQDAVTPAAEQGPVAKPVVNFACYGFARHEKGSDLFKQAIEEILKRYPDFNGHFHIQWTDAFKMPDSSDCTPGNVLLTHPKVTVINRAVMSEEYNKLLTETDCMVLPYRNSSYHARVSRVAIEAAANAIPMIYTKGGWLEETVSGYGAGIGIDDESVESLINAILEMQTKFSSYQATAKTAMLQARAYYSPQHFVSLLLN from the coding sequence ATGGCAAAAAGATTACTTATTGTTGAAGAAGCCTTACGTGATTTAAAGGCACATTGGTTTGAGTACATCAAAACTATCCGTAACAGTGCCATAAAATCTGGTTGGGAGGTTGATGTAGCCAGTAATGTAAATGCCGCCCCCGAAATTGTTAAGGAATTTTCGGCACTCCCTGTTTTTGAACACTCCAGGTACCTGGATAATAATAAAAGCAAGCTGCCGGGCGAAAGGCATTATGGCTTTATACTTCATAGCATGCGTACACAAAAAGTGCTCAAAGCATTATTTAAAGCGCAGAAGCCTTATGACGATGTTTTTGTACCTACGGTGTTAGTGCACCATCTTTTGGCCTGGTATTATATCATGTCATTCGACAGTAACCGGGCAAAGCATGTTACCTTATTTTTTGTAACTAATCCGGGTGTTTGGGATGCCAGTAAAAACAAAGCTTTCTTTCCTAAATCTACCGTTATATTAAAGTACCTGCTTAAATTATTTGATGGTTTAGTAAAAGCAGGTAAAGTAACCTTTGCGGTAGAAACTAAAGGCGCAAAAGCCGAATTTGAAACATTGAGCGGTTTGCCGTTTAAGCTGCTTCCGCATCCGGTGCCTTTTGAACAGGATGCAGTAACCCCGGCTGCCGAGCAAGGCCCGGTAGCCAAGCCTGTGGTTAACTTTGCCTGTTACGGGTTTGCCCGGCACGAAAAAGGCTCAGACTTATTTAAACAGGCTATCGAAGAAATACTTAAACGGTACCCTGACTTTAACGGGCATTTTCATATCCAATGGACTGATGCTTTCAAAATGCCGGATAGCAGTGACTGTACCCCCGGTAATGTACTTTTAACGCATCCTAAAGTAACGGTAATTAACCGCGCGGTAATGAGCGAGGAATATAACAAGTTACTTACCGAAACTGACTGCATGGTGTTGCCTTACCGCAATTCATCTTACCATGCACGAGTGTCGCGTGTTGCTATTGAAGCAGCCGCCAACGCTATACCGATGATTTATACCAAAGGCGGCTGGCTCGAAGAAACGGTATCAGGTTACGGTGCAGGCATTGGTATAGACGACGAGTCGGTTGAAAGCTTAATAAATGCAATACTTGAAATGCAGACAAAATTCAGCTCTTACCAGGCAACTGCAAAAACAGCTATGTTACAGGCAAGGGCTTATTATTCGCCACAACATTTTGTAAGTTTGTTATTAAATTGA